The proteins below are encoded in one region of Glandiceps talaboti chromosome 17, keGlaTala1.1, whole genome shotgun sequence:
- the LOC144448430 gene encoding homeobox protein DBX1-B-like has translation MFHNVLAPSPVYQNVFRPPTAPPPPTSASTSFYVENLLRNSTPTCCIARPIPTTQSVTTVPTLCMNSECRTCTSTAVSTTAAETTGTYLKFGVNAILSSATTSTGTNSSAFSSYAPAKPIPNLPRPFYDSPLQPIARSPYFPASTVIPVPGTYAWPATARGKPRRGMLRRAVFSDAQRKGLEKKFQQQKYISKPDRRKLAAKLGLKDSQVKIWFQNRRMKWRNSKERELLSSGGSRESTLPNKSNPNPDLSDVAEDKKKDLSDSDRELDSPVSSPCVSPLPDESHDALQLENNDDSDEEEIKVL, from the exons ATGTTTCACAACGTACTTGCACCTTCTCCCGTCTACCAAAACGTGTTCCGTCCCCCAACAGCCCCACCGCCACCAACTTCAGCGAGTACATCTTTCTATGTGGAAAACCTACTTCGGAACAGCACACCGACTTGTTGTATAGCAAGACCCATACCAACAACGCAATCCGTTACGACGGTACCCACTCTATGCATGAACTCAGAATGCCGCACATGTACCTCGACAGCTGTTTCGACCACCGCGGCAGAAACTACGGGAACATATTTAAAATTTGGCGTAAATGCAATTCTTTCGTCGGCTACGACGTCCACAG GTACAAACTCAAGTGCGTTCAGTTCCTACGCTCCTGCCAAACCAATTCCAAATCTCCCCAGACCATTTTATGATTCGCCGCTACAACCGATAGCGAGAAGTCCTTACTTCCCAG CGTCCACGGTCATTCCCGTTCCGGGTACGTATGCTTGGCCGGCAACAGCGAGGGGGAAACCCCGGAGGGGTATGTTACGAAGAGCCGTATTTTCCGACGCTCAACGGAAAGGCCTAGAAAAGAAATTTCAACAACAGAAGTATATCAGTAAACCGGATAGAAGGAAATTGGCGGCAAAACTCGGACTTAAAGATTCCCAA GTGAAAATATGGTTTCAGAATCGGCGAATGAAATGGAGGAATTCTAAGGAGAGAGAACTTCTATCATCCGGGGGTTCTAGAGAATCAACACTTCCCAACAAATCGAACCCAAACCCTGATTTAAGTGATGTTGCAGAGGATAAGAAAAAAGACCTCTCAGACTCCGATAGAGAATTGGATAGTCCGGTCAGTAGCCCATGCGTTAGCCCCCTTCCAGATGaatcccatgatgcattgcaacttgaaaataatgatgattCGGATGAGGAAGAAATTAAAGTTTTGTAG